The following coding sequences are from one Ornithodoros turicata isolate Travis chromosome 1, ASM3712646v1, whole genome shotgun sequence window:
- the LOC135378982 gene encoding uncharacterized protein LOC135378982, with protein MATGTPPAPASPPTLAVPRSPPPQVPGQAPSPALANPAFHYAVSQTALPSSAPAPLHVAAVSLKLPSFWPAEPVVWFGQAEAQFALRGITNQLTKFYHVVAALSPTEATEVRDLVASPPAHTPYDTLKAELIRRTSMSEQRRYQRLLTQEELGDRTPSQLLRRMRQLLGDRPDALDDSLLRQLFLQRLPANVCMVLAAADNMSLNDLANLADRVLEMAPPQIAAVAPPRHSQLRPPHTDTTSSAQPVDLSVLADQIAALQLEVAALRRSSRSPQRSQSSHRRRSPSPAGMCWYHYRFRARVRKCVPLCTFSENDSASH; from the coding sequence ATGGCTACCGGAACACCTCCCGCCCCAGCATCTCCTCCTACCCTAGCCGTCCCCCGGTCACCGCCGCCTCAGGTTCCTGGACAGGCCCCTTCGCCAGCCCTTGCGAATCCAGCGTTCCATTACGCCGTTTCCCAGACTGCACTTCCTTCTTCAGCTCCGGCCCCACTCCACGTCGCTGCCGTGTCACTCAAGCTGCCCTCTTTCTGGCCCGCGGAACCGGTGGTCTGGTTTGGGCAAGCGGAAGCGCAGTTTGCACTCAGAGGCATTACCAACCAACTGACGAAGTTTTACCATGTCGTCGCGGCGCTCTCTCCAACAGAGGCAACTGAAGTCAGAGATCTGGTCGCCTCCCCTCCAGCGCATACGCCGTATGACACCCTCAAGGCTGAGCTCATTCGTCGGACCTCAATGTCGGAGCAGAGGCGGTATCAAAGACTGTTGACGCAAGAAGAACTTGGAGATCGCACCCCATCGCAGCTCCTCCGCCGCATGCGTCAACTTTTGGGCGACCGACCCGACGCCCTGGACGACTCGCTCCTTCGCCAGCTCTTTTTGCAAAGGTTGCCCGCGAATGTCTGCATGGTTCTGGCTGCTGCCGACAACATGAGCCTCAATGACCTAGCCAATCTCGCCGATCGAGTTCTGGAGATGGCACCACCTCAGATTGCTGCCGTAGCTCCGCCACGACATTCCCAGCTCCGTCCACCCCATACCGACACCACCAGCTCGGCACAACCAGTCGATCTTTCCGTGCTCGCCGACCAGATTGCGGCGCTTCAGCTCGAAGTCGCAGCCCTCCGACGGTCTTCCCGCTCCCCGCAGCGCTCGCAATCATCGCATCGCCGCCGCTCCCCATCCCCAGCTGGCATGTGCTGGTACCACTACCGTTTTCGTGCAAGAGTTCGCAAGTGCGTTCCACTTTGCACATTTTCGGAAAACGACAGCGCCAGTCACTAG